GGCGGCCGAGCACGCGTCCGCAAGCGGCGAGGACTTCATGCTTGCGCTCGCGGTAGCGTACGAAATACAGAGCCGTATAACGGCGGTCGTCCCCGTGATGGCAAAGGGCTTCAATCACGCCATTCAACTGGCGATTTCTGCGGCGGCCGGATCAGGCAAGCTGTTCGGCCTCGACGCGAATCAACTCGCTCATGCGATCGCTATCGCCACGGTGGATAACATCTCGTTGAGCTGTGTTCACTCGGAGCCGGTTTCGCAATGGAAAGGCTTTTCGCCGGGCATCACGGGAATGCGCGCTGTGTATTCGGCGTCGCTTGCGAAGCGCGGTTTCACCGGCCCACTGCGCCTGTTCGAAGGGCCCAACGGCCTCGTACGGATGTTCGATCAAGCTGTCGACGTTGACTGGGAAGATCAGCGTCTGGAAGTGATCTATCAGACCGTGATGAAGAAGTACTGCTCGCTGATTCATGGTCAGCCTGTTCTTGAAGCCACGCTTGCACTCAAGCGCAAGAACAACGTGAAAAGCGATGATGTCGAGGAAGTGCTGTGTGACATCTTCCAGACGGGATTCGATATCGCCGGCGGCGGAGGCTTTGGCCCGAAGGACCATCCGCAAACCAAAGAGCAGGCGGACTACAACCTCAAATACCTCATCGCGGCCGCCTTGCTCGACGACCAGGTCGGACCGGCCCAACTGGAGCCCGCGCGAGTGCAGGCCCCCGATGCGCAGGCACTGCTGAATCGAGTGACCGTGCGCCCCGACCCGGAATTTACCGCCCAGTATCCAGGCGCCTTGAACACAAGAGTGACCATCAGATGCAAAGACGGTCGCGTGTTCTCTGCTGAGCACACCGGCTTTGAGGGTGGCCTCGACAATCCGCTGAGTTGGGATCGCACAGTGGAGAAATTCCATTGGCTGAGCGAGCAATACGCCGATGAAGAGCTTCGAGGTCAGATCGTCGATCTGGTCTCCAGATTGGATGAGCACTCGATTGCCGAGTTGATGCAACTCATGACGAAGGTGAGTCCAGTACCAATGTTCCCGGCGAAACACCCGGGAATTCAGTAACCATGCAAGCGCTTAGGAGAAGCAAATGGCCCTTATTTCTTGTGATATGCGATTTGGTAGAACGGACGAGCAGAAGAGGCAGCTTGCGGCTGGTCTGCTGCGTGTGATCAGCGAAGCGACGGGAGAAACGAAAGACGACATTTTTTTTGTGATTCGCGAAGGGCGCGGGATCAATTTCGTCGAACACGGCGAGCATCTTCCTGAATATGTCGAAGGTGCCGGGAACGACAAAGACCTGATCAATCGTCTGAAATAGGGAATGCCGGGAGATAACCATGCCTTTTATTGAATGCCACATCAAAGCCGGTCTGACGCAGGAGCGTCGTACTCAACTCATCAGAGACATCATTCAGGTCACGCATGATTCGATCGGCTCGGATCCGAAGATCATCAACGTGATCCTGCACGAACATCCGGCTGAAAATATTAGCGTCTCGAGCCGTATCAACGGCGAAGATTTCAGGAAGAAGGGCGCGGGTTGACTGCGTGCTTTCCAATAGCTGGCTGACCCGTCCCACGTCGGGTAACTGGTTTGCACCGGGGCAATCTGCCCGGTGAGTGACGTGGGGCGCATTGCTCGCCCCTCGCACAATCATCAATAACTATTTTGTCCCGTCCTGCCCGGTTTCCACGAAATAAAAACAAAAGAGCCGGACATTTGCAATCCAATATCCTTTCTGGGTGATGCGATGAACGGAGTACATGGTTTGGAGAGCCTCGCAACTAGTGGTCGCGAGAGAGTTGGACTCGCCTTAATACTGACTGTCATGGAAGTGTTCATGTTCTTCGGCTTCATCGCGATTGCGGTGGCGTCGCCGGCAACATTGGCCGCTCCCATTTCAAGCGGGGCGGAGATCACAGTAGCGTTCGCATACGGCATAGTGATTCTGATCGTCAGCGTGCTGCTTACCGGACTTTATGTTTTGGCAGAAAACAAAAACGAGGCGTAAGCGCAAAGCTTCTTTCGTTTTCAGTCGGCAGTTCAACGTTCAATTTCCTGGGTTGTTCAATATGAAGCTCATCTGGACTGGCGCGTCATGCGCGCTTGCCGTGGCTGCGTGCGTCTCAAGCGGCCGGTGTTTTGCCGCTGGCGGTGGTAACGGCGTGAGCGGCGGTATTAATCCCGTCGCCATTACCTTCTTCCTCATATTCGTTCTGGCGACTCTCTGTATCACCTGGTGGGCTGCGAGGCACACAAAGTCGACCGACGATTTCTACGCGGCAGGAGGAGAAATAACGGGTCTTCAGAACGGACTGGCGATCGCGGGCGATTTTATGTCGGCGGGGGCGTTTCTTGGGCTCACGGCGCTCGCGTACAGCAGTGGTTTCGATGGTCTGGTGTACGCGGTGGGATACTCAACGGGCATGCCGATCGTCGTGTTCCTGCTCGCTACGAGGTTGCGCAAGCTCGGCAAATACACGTTTGCAGACGCGGTTTCGGCAAGGCTTGGCGAGACCCCGATAAGGATCTTCTCGGCTTGTGCCTCGTTGTGCATTGTTTCACTCTATCTGATCGCGCAGATGGTGGGCGCGGGCCAGTTGATCAAGTTGCTGTTTGGGCTCGATTACATCTACGCTGAGTTCCTGGTCGGAATTCTGATGATGCTTTATGTGGTGTTTGGCGGGATGGTCGCGACAACGTGGGTGCAGATTGTCAAGGCGACACTATTGCTGCTGGGTGGCCTGGTGATGAGCTTTCTCATCCTGCAGGCGTTTGACTTCAGCTTTTCCGGGTTGCTTCGACGTGCTGTCTCCATCCATCCGAAAGGCGCGGCCATTCTCAGCCCCCAATTCCTGATGAAAGATCCAGTGTCGGGTTTCTCGCTGGGTCTGGCGCTTATGTTCGGCACGTCAGGGTTGCCTCACATCCTGATGCGCTTCTTCACGGTACCCAATGCGCGGACCGCACGCGCCTCGGTGTTCTGGGCAAGTGTGTTCATGAACCTCTTCTTCGCGCTCGTGTTCGTCATCGGCTTCGGATCGATCGCACTGGTTGCGTCGAATCCGGATTTCCTCGACGCAGCGGGTAAGCCTTTGGGTGGCGGCAATATGGTTGCAATCCATCTCGCACAAGCCGTGGGTGGTAGTGCGTTGCTGGGCTTCATATCGGCAGTGGCGTTTGCGACGATTCTCGCCGTGGTGTCCGGTCTGACACTCGCGGGCTCTTCGGCTGTATCGCACGATCTGTATGCCTGCGTGTTTCGCAAGAACCGCGTCGATGAGAAGAGTGAAGTGAGGGTGTCACGTGTCTCGACGCTCGTGCTCGGCGTTGTCGCTGTTGCGTTGGGTATCGCGTTCCAGGGCATGAACGTCGCGTACATGATCGGTCTGACGTTCTCGGTCACATGTAGTTCGACGTTCCCTGTCCTCTTGCTGGCCTTGTATTCGAAGAGGCTGACCACGATGGGGGCTGTGGTCGGCGGCACGCTTGGCCTCGTCTCGGCCGTCGTGCTGACGGTTGCGGGTCCGGCCGTGTGGGTTCACGTGCTGGGTCATTCCGTGGCGCTGTTTTCGATCGACCCGCCGACCATCGTGACGATGCCGCTTGCTTTCGTCACGTGCTGGGTCGTGTCGATTCTGGACCGCAGCAAGCAGGCGGACATCGACCGGGGCAGGACTCATGGTTCGATCGAGGGCGGCCCGTATGTCGGGCCGGTCGGGAACTGACGCGCCCGGCTGTTGACGGTGAGTGAATATCCGGTCGACGACGAGCCAGGAACCACTGCGTCGAGCCTGATTTGTGACGCAGCGGAAAGAGTCTTTTGCCAACTGCCACGAGGCTTTTAGCATTGTTTCATGCGTATGCTTAGTCCGGCTTTGGTGTAGGATGGGTCTCACATTCAACGGTTACGGCGCGATCGTGAAGCACAGACGATTTGATCCGGAGAGCTTCCCGTTCGAGTGTCGTTGATGGCGCTGGAGAGTCGCAATC
The DNA window shown above is from Paraburkholderia sp. BL10I2N1 and carries:
- a CDS encoding MmgE/PrpD family protein, which produces MTALTTVQRIGTFASNARASHLTPQARKLFKRNILDSLGCAIAALPGTPFKALREQSDEYRSSGSCSLIGGGTTSPDQAALYNSALVRYVDLLDSYMSPGGLCHPSDNFGAILAAAEHASASGEDFMLALAVAYEIQSRITAVVPVMAKGFNHAIQLAISAAAGSGKLFGLDANQLAHAIAIATVDNISLSCVHSEPVSQWKGFSPGITGMRAVYSASLAKRGFTGPLRLFEGPNGLVRMFDQAVDVDWEDQRLEVIYQTVMKKYCSLIHGQPVLEATLALKRKNNVKSDDVEEVLCDIFQTGFDIAGGGGFGPKDHPQTKEQADYNLKYLIAAALLDDQVGPAQLEPARVQAPDAQALLNRVTVRPDPEFTAQYPGALNTRVTIRCKDGRVFSAEHTGFEGGLDNPLSWDRTVEKFHWLSEQYADEELRGQIVDLVSRLDEHSIAELMQLMTKVSPVPMFPAKHPGIQ
- a CDS encoding tautomerase family protein, which encodes MALISCDMRFGRTDEQKRQLAAGLLRVISEATGETKDDIFFVIREGRGINFVEHGEHLPEYVEGAGNDKDLINRLK
- a CDS encoding tautomerase family protein, with translation MPFIECHIKAGLTQERRTQLIRDIIQVTHDSIGSDPKIINVILHEHPAENISVSSRINGEDFRKKGAG
- a CDS encoding DUF485 domain-containing protein; amino-acid sequence: MNGVHGLESLATSGRERVGLALILTVMEVFMFFGFIAIAVASPATLAAPISSGAEITVAFAYGIVILIVSVLLTGLYVLAENKNEA
- the actP gene encoding cation/acetate symporter ActP — its product is MKLIWTGASCALAVAACVSSGRCFAAGGGNGVSGGINPVAITFFLIFVLATLCITWWAARHTKSTDDFYAAGGEITGLQNGLAIAGDFMSAGAFLGLTALAYSSGFDGLVYAVGYSTGMPIVVFLLATRLRKLGKYTFADAVSARLGETPIRIFSACASLCIVSLYLIAQMVGAGQLIKLLFGLDYIYAEFLVGILMMLYVVFGGMVATTWVQIVKATLLLLGGLVMSFLILQAFDFSFSGLLRRAVSIHPKGAAILSPQFLMKDPVSGFSLGLALMFGTSGLPHILMRFFTVPNARTARASVFWASVFMNLFFALVFVIGFGSIALVASNPDFLDAAGKPLGGGNMVAIHLAQAVGGSALLGFISAVAFATILAVVSGLTLAGSSAVSHDLYACVFRKNRVDEKSEVRVSRVSTLVLGVVAVALGIAFQGMNVAYMIGLTFSVTCSSTFPVLLLALYSKRLTTMGAVVGGTLGLVSAVVLTVAGPAVWVHVLGHSVALFSIDPPTIVTMPLAFVTCWVVSILDRSKQADIDRGRTHGSIEGGPYVGPVGN